The Synechococcus sp. MVIR-18-1 region CTCTTAACCGTTGGGCTTGCCACAGATCTTCTTGTTCGTTTGTTCTCCAACCGCCAGTCAGCAGTTCTGTTCGTACGACGTCTCGGTCTTTTCATGCTCAAGCACTCACCCTTGTTTCGGAGGGTTTCACTTCAGGCGATGTCAGATGGACCAAGCACCCTTCTGCATAACTTGCCAAAGTGAGTGGAATTGATTGCTTTTAATGGTCATTAGTAGTGACCCGCAACCCAAGCCGTCTGCTGCTTTGCTTGCCTACTTGCAGGGCAAGCTTGGATTGAGTGCCAGTGCCATCAATCTTGGCCTGCGGCAAGCTGAATTAGAACAGGCTCCCCTGCCAGTGGTGCTCTGGAGTTTTGGACTGCTCAGCTTGCAAGGTTACCAAGATGTTTTGGACTGGCAGCAAGCTCAGGAGTAGTGAATCAGAGATTCAACCTGGATGTCATCGGGAAGACGCCCTCGTCCACCTAAAGCTGTGAGTTCCACGATGAAGGCGCAGCCCACCAGTTGACCGCCAGCCTTCTTGACTAAATCGGTTGTGGCCGAGGCAGTCCCGCCTGTTGCTAGCAGGTCATCAACAATCAAAATTCTTGGTTCGTCTCTCATGGCATCGGCATGAATCTCGAGGCGATCCGTCCCGTATTCCAGGGCGTAATCAATTCCGTAGACCTGCCCGGGGAGTTTTCCTGGTTTGCGTACTGGAACAAATCCCAGCTTCTTCTGCGTTGCCAAACCCATTCCCACAATGAAACCCCTGGCTTCAATTCCCACAATCAGGTCTGGATTCAACGAATCGCATAGCGTTCCAAGACGATCCATGACCTCTGCCCAGCCCACGGGATCACGCAACATCGGGGATATGTCTCGGAAGAGAATTCCTGGTTTTGGAAAGTCTGGAATATCTTGAATGTAATGACGAAGATCCAAGGACATGTTCTAGTGAGACTTACACGCAATTATCGCAGATACGACTGTGGATGAGCTTGATTACGTGTGTCCTCTAAGCAGCTCGTTCCTGCTGATTCTCTCAGATTGAATTGATCCATGAGAGGAGAAGATCTACCCCATTCCAAAAGTTTATTTTTTCGCTGGCGCAATAGCGCCTTTAAGCTTCGAAAATTAGTTTCAATCGATAAAGTAATCTTTTGTATCATGCCAGATTAAGTGGTTGTCTTGCTGAGCGGAGGAGAATTTTCGTTGTCTTCTCAGTGAATTAGAGTTGGTTTGTTGCTACTTTGTGCCCATTTTATAGGTTTATTTGTGCAGCCCGTCTGCGCATCGTAGATCCGATTGATGAGTGAGAATCTTATTCTGCTTTGTTCTCTCGTCTCTTGTTTGGCAGGGATCTTGTGTCAATTCCAGCTGTTGCTGCCGTTCCCTTGAAAGAATTGTTTAAAGCCTTAGGGTTGGATTGTTTTGAATAAGGTCAAACATTTTGGTTGCTGATCAGGAGGCCGTGTCCAGGCTTTTCTGATCGTGTGTTAGCACTGCATCCAAGCCTGTCTTGATTGAACTCGAAGCTGTATGACTCGAATCGGTACGCCACCCAGCCATGACTGAAGCAACAGTCACTCCTCTTCCAGCAACGTCTTTGCCAATAGCTGTGCTTGGTCGTCGTGGGATGGAGCGTCTCGATCTCCTTTTGCTCACAGTGGAGTCCTTGGATTTCAACGGTGGGGAGGCCATGCTTTGGGCCACCCAACAACTCGGCTTCGAAAGTCTGTTCCCAAACCGGGTAGAGCTTTGGAAGCGTCGATGCCATAACCCGCTTCGTCGTTCTACGCGTCGTGGAAGACTTGGTTCGGCTGAAACAGAGGCCCTTATCAGGCTTCTCTGTGCCATGGCTGATCGGCTTTATCCGATGCTTCACCAGCTTCTCTCGAGTCGTGAACCCGCTGACCTCAGCAAGCAGCGTTGGGCTTTAGTTGACCAACGCTTGAGGGATTTGATCGCTGAGCGCTTCAATCTCCGCCGGGGGGCTGTTCAACGTTTGCTCAGCACCGATCACTCTTCGTCGATTCAACGACAGCTTGTTTTGATTCTGGCGCTGGCCGCAGGTCCCGGTGGAGTGGATCGCCTTCGGGCCAGTCTTCTTGACCCAACACCCTGATGATTTCGATGCTCAAACTCTCTTACCGCTACGACCAAACGGCGGCCAGGCTTGAGGTGGATGGCCTCCCTGACTTTTCGTCCGGCCATGGTGACAGCGTGATTGGGATCTTGTCTGCTTGGCGTCTTCAATTGGTTGGTGCTCCTGAGCTGGAGGGGAAACGCGATCACCTTGAAGCGTTGATGGCTGTTGTTTTTCCCTATGCACGCCATCAAATCTCCGGTGTTTCCAGGCCTGAAGGCTGGTCGCATCATCCAGTGAGTATCCGCCCTGTTGATGGTGGCCATCAGCTTGGCCTAACCAGTAGTCAGCCTGATGTTCCCCCGTTGGAAATCAAGTTGGATGATGCTGATCTTGCTGATCTTTTGCGCTGCCTAGATGCGCTTCGTGCTGACGAACGCGTGGCTATTTCTTGGCCCGTGATCATCAATCACCCCTTGAGTCGTCGTGAATTAGTGGAGCGGGTTCCTTTGGTTCGTCGTTTGGCTGCACCTGTGTTTGGTGGTGTAGCTCTTGTTGTCGTTGGGGTCATGGCCATGGTTGTTCCATTGCCCAGCCAAGACACCAAGGCTCCTACTGACTCCATAGAGGCTCCCCGTCCAGATCCTGTGAGCGATCCTTCACAAGCTGATCCATCACGTTGAGCTTCTTCTGGTTTTCGCCCATATATTGGCTTTTATTGCTTGCGTTCTATGTCCTCCAGTTGGTCTGATCTGAGACGTCGTGTCGCAAGGATTGGAGCTTCACTGGATGTCGTTGTGCGAAGCGATCCGGAGGTTTGTGGCTTGAGTGGTGCTGATTATCAACTGACCCTTCATCACAGCGGTTACGGAGATTGCACGGTTGGTGATCTCAGTTTGATCGAGTGCCCGAATGAGTTGGTTCTCATTGAATTTGAGCGCTGGATGCGTCGAGCCAAGTTGTCATTAGTGTCATGACCTCGAAGAACATCCCCCGTCTGCCTAGAACTCGAAGAGAACGTCGCGTTTTTAGCAAAAACAAACGTAACTCCATGCGCGTTCCTGTTTGGAGGATGTTTTTGGAGTCGGTCCTTTTATTAATGCTTGGAACCGGCTTGCTTGCAGGTTTGAGCTGGTTACCGACCAAGGTTGATGCAATCGTTGTTGTCAGTGAAGCGATTGCTGATTTGATTCGCGGCCTCAGTCAACTGTTGGAAGCGTTTCTTGGTTTGTCTGCAGCCATTCTGATTGCTGCACTTCTTGTATTGGGTCTGCTGGCTCTTCTCTCAGGCTTGATTCGACTCGTGCGCACGTTCTCTGTTGTTTTTAAATCGTCAGAACGTCGGCAATCGCTTCAAGCTTCCAAAACTCCTCGACGAAGCTCTCGTTCGGGTCGCCGCCGCCGACTACGAAAAATGCGCTAATTCAGACCTTTCTACCTTTCTCAACGTTATCTCGATCGAGGAGCGAGTGAACGTTGCATCATCCAAAGTTCATTCAAGGTCAGACCTCCGTCTCCATTGCGGTCCAGACTTTCGAAATTTCGTTGCAGCCAGGGAAGGGATGCCACCTCCTTACGATCAAGTTTTCCATCAAAATTCCGATCGGCTTGTTGAAATCGTCTTTGCAATCGCAGACCACTTGGGTGGGAAGCGGAGGGCCTGATGTCTTCAATCAACAAATAGTTTCGGGTTGTGTGTCGCTGTAATCTCCGTTCGAGGTAGGGCTGGCCACTGACTTCTCTTCTCTCCAAGCGTCCATCACGATTGGAATCCATCCGAACGAATAAGGCCTCCATCCTGGTGCCGTAATGACGCACAGGGTTGGCTTGAGCACCTTGGTCTGGCAGCAGGAGGCTTGCCCCCAGTGCAACGAGTGTGAAAGGTACCCATTTCTCCATCACAGAAGACTATGCAGTGTGATTGCTGAAGAGATGTCTGAGTGATGACAGATCGTCAATTAACTGTGACATGGTCCGCCTCAGCGAGACAGTTTGCTTGATGCTCCATACGATCGGAGCATTCAATTGAAGTGGCGATGACCCAACCTTCCGGCACCGCTTCGCACTCCCCGGCCAAAAAAGCTTCGATGATTTGGGTCGTGGATGACGATCCGGAACTTCGTCAGATGGTAGGTACCTACTTGATTGATCAGGGCTATGACGTTCGCTGTCTTAGTGATGTCAAGCAGCTAGAGGCAAGGCTGGACTTTCAGCGCCCAGACTTGATCGTGCTCGACTTGATGATGCCTGGCGATGATGGCCTGTCAGCTTTACGTCGCTTGCGAGATGCTGGCGACGATCTACCCGTGGTCATGTTGACGGCCAGAGGAGATGGAGTTGATCGCATTATTGGCTTGGAGCAGGGGGCTGATGACTATCTCGCTAAGCCATTTCTTCCCCGTGAGTTGTCAGCACGCATCGAAGCAGTGCTTAGAAGGCGTAGCTCGATTCCTGCCGGAACTCCCCTGGCTGAAGGCGGTGATGTGACGTTCGGAGAAAATCAATTTGATCTTTCTGCCAGGACCCTGTTTCGCGAGGGCGAGCCTGTTGTTATTACCAGTGGTGAGTTCAGCTTGTTGGCGGCTTTCGTGCAGCACCCCCATCGACCTCTGTCTAGAGAACGACTCATCGAGCTGGCTCGCGGACCAGGGTCTGATACGGATAGTCGCAGCATGGACGTGCAAGTTTCGAGGGTACGCAAGCTGGTTGAACCAGATCCTGCGCGTCCTCGCTATATCCAAACGGTATGGGGATACGGTTATGTCTTCGTTCCTGATGGACAACCTCGTTCGCGTTGAGGGATGGAATGACCCCACGGGTGTGGCAAGTTCGACTGCGATCTTTATTCGGTTGGAGTGGCCTTGCTCTCGGCAGCTGGGCGTTTTGCTTGTTGGTTTTACAGGTGTTGTTTGGACAGCAGCTTGAGCAGCTTCAGACGGTGCAGCTCGGCCGTGATTTGGCCCTCAATGTAAGGCTCACTGAGTTGGCTCTAGAGCGCTACCCCCCCCATCTGGTGACTGAACTCACCGGTCTTGACCTCACAGTTGCGATCCACCCCAAATCGGTTCAAAAGATTCCTTCCGCAGGATTTCAACGCCAGGCGAAAGCGCTTCAGACGCAGCTTTGTGAGCGGCTCTCCCATTGTCCGATGGTTGTGGCGGATCAAGATCACGAGGGCGAACGCGGAATTTGGATTGAGCTGATTTCACCGTTGGAACCGATTTGGCTGCGCGTGAATGTGCGTGCTCCGATGAGCTGGCCGCCTGAGCCCACTCTGTTGGGGTTATCACTGGTTGGGGCGGGCATGATTTGTGGCGGCCTGTTTCTGCTCGTGGAGGTGGAGGCACCGTTACGTGGATTGGAAAAGGCCTTATCCCGGGTTGGGGACGGAATTGATCCTGATGCTGTTCCGGCTCGTGGTGCTCCTGAGGTTCAGCGCCTTACGCGCCGTTTCAATGCAATGGTCCGACGTTTGGCTGCCAATCGAAATGAAAGAGCCACCATGCTCGCTGGAATCGCCCATGACTTACGCGCGCCCATCACTCGGCTGCAGTTTCGATTGTCTTTACCTCAACTCAGTGCAAAAGAACGCGAACGTTGTGCTGGAGATTTGCAATCTTTAGAACGCATCACAGGTCAGTTCCTTCTGTTTGCAGGAGGCGGTGATGAAGAACTCTCTGTGCCTGTTCCTTTGGATCAACTGCTGGCAGAGGTGGCGAGCAGTCATCCTGCCGATCAATTGCAGCTTCAGTTGGACACATTTGAGGTCATGGTGAAGCCAGTGGCCTTGAGTCGAGCTGTTGCCAACTTGATTGATAACGCTTTCACCTATGGCCAAGCCCCTGTGGTGTTGAGGTTGTTGCGCACTGCAGATCAATGTTCGATTGAAGTTTGGGATCAGGGAGATGGCATGCCTCAGCATTTGTTTGAGCAGGCTCTTCAACCGTTTCACCGCCTCGATTCCTCGCGTGGAGGACAGGGCCACTGTGGATTGGGGTTGGCCATTGTTGTGCATGTGGCACGTCTGCATGGTGGCTACCTCGACTGCCGTTATGCCGATGGTTTGAATGACTCGAAGGTTCCAGGGCGCTTCGCTATTCGTTTGTCACTGCCAATAGACCTCATGGTGCAGAACGTTGCGAAAAGCTGAAGTCCTGTTCCTTTTGTTGATTTGGAAGGCACCAATGGGAGGGTGCTGATTGCTTCGTTATGGGCCACAAGGAAAACAAAAAGTCAAAACACAACAGCAAAAGCAAAGAAACGGCATTACCGAATGGGTCTAAGCCCCTATCTGCTGCGGAGATGGGTGGGCTTGATGGACGTGAGCTCAGCAGCGCGGCCCTGGCCGACCGGAAGGGTGATGGACTCCAACGACCTAGTTACGACGGAGAACGACTCAAGAAAAAGATTTACGAGTCTGAACTGGAACAGCTTCAGACTCAACTCGTCAAAATGCAATATTGGATCAAGGAAAAGGGCTTCCGCATGATCATCCTGTTTGAGGGACGGGATGCAGCTGGTAAGGGAGGCACGATTAAACGCTTAACTGAACCTTTAAACCCCCGTGGCGCCAGAGTTGTTGCTTTGGGAACCCCTTCCGATCAGCAGAAAACGCAGTGGTATTTCCAGCGATATGTGGAACATTTTCCAGCTGCTGGCGAAATTGTGGTGTTTGATCGCAGCTGGTATAACCGCGCTGGTGTGGAGCGGGTGATGGGGTTTTGTACCCCTAATGAGGTTGAGGGTTTTCTTGAAGATTGTCCTCAGTTTGAGCGAATGTTGGTTCGTAGTGGTGTGTTGTTGTTGAAGTATTGGTTCTCTGTGAGTGATACGGAACAAGAGGTACGATTTCAATCACGCATTGATGATCCAACCAGGCGTTGGAAGCTCAGTCCGATGGATCTTGAAGCACGTAATCGTTGGGTGGAGTTTTCAGAGGCAAAGGATATAATGTTTGCCAGCACCAATATCCCTGAGGCACCTTGGTTCACCGTAGAAGCCGACGATAAGCGACGGGCAAGGCTTAATTGTCTCAGGCATGTTCTTAGCAAGGTTCCATGGGAAGATATGACTCCGCCAGCGATTGAATTACCACCAAGGCCAAAACAGGGCTCCTATGATAGGCCACCTATTAATGAACAGTTTTTTGTTCCTAATCATTATCCTTATGATCAAACCAGTGAATAATTCTTTTGGCTATTTCAGCCTAGTTTCTATTGTTTAATCCGTTAATTCTTTTCTGGCTAGGTAGGTAGATGAAAACCATCGTCACGTTAAGGTTTCTAAGCTATGGAGCATAGATTGCTGGGGACCTCGATAACTTTTTAAGACTAAGATTCTAATTGTCTCGGTAAATGTCTCATTTTGTTCCCTCTAATTCGTAACAATTGACGCTTCGTTATAGTTTATGCATCTACTCTCAGCTAAGATGAATATCGTCAGGAATGTATGGCAATGAGTTTTTTAAAAATTCTCACGTTATCTTTTTTGATGGTTGGCTTGTCAGGTTTTGACTACGATAAAGGTATAGGTTTGTACTCCTCAAAAGCAGAAGCCTTTGAGGAGTGCGAAGACTGGAAGGATAGCGGGAATGTTGTTGTTTACGCGACAAATATTAATATAGCGGAGGTGGCTTCAAGGTTTGGTCTTGAGAATCCAGCTCCTATATCAAACTCTTCTCGTTCGACAATAGACCAATTAAAATATGCAGATAGGCTCTATGAATGGAATCAATTAGT contains the following coding sequences:
- a CDS encoding response regulator; the encoded protein is MIWVVDDDPELRQMVGTYLIDQGYDVRCLSDVKQLEARLDFQRPDLIVLDLMMPGDDGLSALRRLRDAGDDLPVVMLTARGDGVDRIIGLEQGADDYLAKPFLPRELSARIEAVLRRRSSIPAGTPLAEGGDVTFGENQFDLSARTLFREGEPVVITSGEFSLLAAFVQHPHRPLSRERLIELARGPGSDTDSRSMDVQVSRVRKLVEPDPARPRYIQTVWGYGYVFVPDGQPRSR
- a CDS encoding adenine phosphoribosyltransferase, which translates into the protein MDLRHYIQDIPDFPKPGILFRDISPMLRDPVGWAEVMDRLGTLCDSLNPDLIVGIEARGFIVGMGLATQKKLGFVPVRKPGKLPGQVYGIDYALEYGTDRLEIHADAMRDEPRILIVDDLLATGGTASATTDLVKKAGGQLVGCAFIVELTALGGRGRLPDDIQVESLIHYS
- a CDS encoding DUF3038 domain-containing protein; the protein is MTEATVTPLPATSLPIAVLGRRGMERLDLLLLTVESLDFNGGEAMLWATQQLGFESLFPNRVELWKRRCHNPLRRSTRRGRLGSAETEALIRLLCAMADRLYPMLHQLLSSREPADLSKQRWALVDQRLRDLIAERFNLRRGAVQRLLSTDHSSSIQRQLVLILALAAGPGGVDRLRASLLDPTP
- the ppk2 gene encoding polyphosphate kinase 2, whose protein sequence is MGGLDGRELSSAALADRKGDGLQRPSYDGERLKKKIYESELEQLQTQLVKMQYWIKEKGFRMIILFEGRDAAGKGGTIKRLTEPLNPRGARVVALGTPSDQQKTQWYFQRYVEHFPAAGEIVVFDRSWYNRAGVERVMGFCTPNEVEGFLEDCPQFERMLVRSGVLLLKYWFSVSDTEQEVRFQSRIDDPTRRWKLSPMDLEARNRWVEFSEAKDIMFASTNIPEAPWFTVEADDKRRARLNCLRHVLSKVPWEDMTPPAIELPPRPKQGSYDRPPINEQFFVPNHYPYDQTSE
- a CDS encoding EF-hand domain-containing protein, encoding MEKWVPFTLVALGASLLLPDQGAQANPVRHYGTRMEALFVRMDSNRDGRLERREVSGQPYLERRLQRHTTRNYLLIEDIRPSASHPSGLRLQRRFQQADRNFDGKLDRKEVASLPWLQRNFESLDRNGDGGLTLNELWMMQRSLAPRSR
- a CDS encoding DUF2949 domain-containing protein, which encodes MVISSDPQPKPSAALLAYLQGKLGLSASAINLGLRQAELEQAPLPVVLWSFGLLSLQGYQDVLDWQQAQE
- a CDS encoding ATP-binding protein, producing the protein MTPRVWQVRLRSLFGWSGLALGSWAFCLLVLQVLFGQQLEQLQTVQLGRDLALNVRLTELALERYPPHLVTELTGLDLTVAIHPKSVQKIPSAGFQRQAKALQTQLCERLSHCPMVVADQDHEGERGIWIELISPLEPIWLRVNVRAPMSWPPEPTLLGLSLVGAGMICGGLFLLVEVEAPLRGLEKALSRVGDGIDPDAVPARGAPEVQRLTRRFNAMVRRLAANRNERATMLAGIAHDLRAPITRLQFRLSLPQLSAKERERCAGDLQSLERITGQFLLFAGGGDEELSVPVPLDQLLAEVASSHPADQLQLQLDTFEVMVKPVALSRAVANLIDNAFTYGQAPVVLRLLRTADQCSIEVWDQGDGMPQHLFEQALQPFHRLDSSRGGQGHCGLGLAIVVHVARLHGGYLDCRYADGLNDSKVPGRFAIRLSLPIDLMVQNVAKS
- a CDS encoding DUF4335 domain-containing protein; translation: MLKLSYRYDQTAARLEVDGLPDFSSGHGDSVIGILSAWRLQLVGAPELEGKRDHLEALMAVVFPYARHQISGVSRPEGWSHHPVSIRPVDGGHQLGLTSSQPDVPPLEIKLDDADLADLLRCLDALRADERVAISWPVIINHPLSRRELVERVPLVRRLAAPVFGGVALVVVGVMAMVVPLPSQDTKAPTDSIEAPRPDPVSDPSQADPSR